The following are encoded in a window of Carya illinoinensis cultivar Pawnee chromosome 15, C.illinoinensisPawnee_v1, whole genome shotgun sequence genomic DNA:
- the LOC122296975 gene encoding uncharacterized protein LOC122296975, whose protein sequence is MTHTFFRKLLTYVSSEDDSDVLNEEADGQSSRHRGNCQRPKFIQRDHIQRHERLFRDYFTEDPRRDNAERLGLFSMQKITAALRMLAYGVTGDFMDEYIHIGESTTMESLKKFSETIVSVFSDEYLRSPNANDIARLLVVGEQRGFPGMLGSIDCMHWKWKNCPAAWKCMYSAHIREPTIILEAIALYDLWIWHAVFGMPGSHNDINVLERSFIFMELVQGRAPPVNYTINGNNYIIHKTIPSPRGNKKKNFVKAQESTRKDIECAFGVLQQ, encoded by the exons ATGACTCATACTTTCTTTCGCAAATTGTTAACATACGTATCctctgaagatgatagcgatgttCTTAATGAGGAGGCAGATGGACAATCATCGAGGCATCGTGGCAATTGCCAACGTCCTAAGTTTATTCAGCGCGATCATATTCAGAGGCACGAACGCCTATTTCGTGATTATTTCACAGAAGATCCA agaagagataatgccgAAAGACTTGGTTTATTTTCTATGCAAAAGATAACTGCAGCACTTAGAATGCTGGCATATGgggttactggagattttatggatgaatacatacaTATTGGTGAAAGCACCACAATGGAGAGCCTCAAAAAATTCTCTGAGACAATAGTAAgtgttttttcagatgaatatttGCGGTCTCCAAATGCCAATGATATTGCCCGATTGCTTGTGGTTGGTGAACAACGGGGATTCCCAGGAATGTTGGGAAGCATTGactgcatgcattggaagtggaaaaattgtcCCGCAGCCTGGAAATGTATGTACTCCGCTCACATccgtgaaccaactattattttagaagcaatTGCTTTATATGATCTCTGGATATGGCATGCAGTTTTTGGTATGCCCGGTTCACATAACGATATTAATGTGCTagagagatcttttattttcatggaACTTGTCCAAGGGCGTGCTCCTCCAGTCAATTACACAATCAATGGCAACAACTACATTATCCACAAGACGATTCCATCACCTCgagggaataagaagaaaaattttgtaaaagcaCAAGAATCCACAAGAAAAGATATCGAGTGTGCGTTCGGGGTACTTCAACAATGA
- the LOC122296976 gene encoding uncharacterized protein LOC122296976 produces MLVWNVRGLGTSKRRLRNLIRKYKPSVLVLFEPFAAEEVMVYWANVFGYPSYCANEAMGGKIWVLWIEELTFEMQGMSNQMISGCFSKGEDSINVVFVYAKCNPVERRLLWQEMEAMRDDRTPLLVVGDFNIIREDRERIGGNPRSLSAMSEFNSCIHNCGLVEMTSYGGRMSWCNGHRCLSRSWARLDRGLLNLAFSQRFPNGCMEYLKRKTSDHYPMLIKLAVESQRYGPAPFRFQSMWCTHEKFLQCVEGVWREPVLGIGLVCLAAKLKKLKPVLRNWNQEIFGRVDQSIKELEAKVELLEIQLQERHEADLENEYMQAKAELERWENREEIRLS; encoded by the coding sequence ATGCTGGTTTGGAACGTGCGGGGGTTGGGCACGTCTAAAAGAAGACTGAGGAATCTGATCAGGAAATATAAACCATCGGTTTTAGTACTTTTTGAACCTTTTGCTGCAGAGGAGGTGATGGTGTACTGGGCGAATGTTTTTGGATATCCATCTTACTGCGCCAATGAAGCTATGGGAGGGAAGATTTGGGTACTCTGGATTGAGGAATTGACATTTGAGATGCAAGGTATGTCAAATCAGATGATATCCGGCTGCTTTAGCAAGGGAGAGGATAGCATAAATGTGGTTTTTGTATATGCCAAATGTAATCCCGTGGAAAGGAGGTTGCTTTGGCAAGAGATGGAGGCAATGCGAGATGATCGTACTCCACTATTGGTGGTAGGCGATTTTAACATTATCCGAGAAGACCGAGAACGTATTGGGGGCAATCCGAGATCTCTGTCGGCTATGTCGGAGTTTAATTCCTGTATACATAACTGTGGTCTTGTGGAGATGACAAGTTATGGAGGAAGAATGTCATGGTGCAATGGGCATCGGTGTCTTTCGAGGAGTTGGGCACGTTTGGATAGAGGTCTTCTGAACTTGGCTTTCTCTCAAAGGTTTCCGAATGGGTGCATGGAGTACTTAAAGAGGAAGACTTCGGATCACTATCCAATGCTAATCAAGCTTGCGGTGGAGTCCCAGAGGTATGGGCCGGCTCCATTTCGGTTCCAAAGCATGTGGTGCACTCATGAGAAGTTTCTTCAGTGTGTGGAGGGTGTATGGAGAGAACCAGTTCTTGGGATTGGTTTAGTGTGCTTGGCGGCAAAATTGAAAAAGCTGAAGCCGGTGCTTAGGAACTGGAATCAGGAGATTTTTGGCCGAGTAGATCAGTCGATAAAGGAGTTAGAGGCAAAGGTGGAACTTCTGGAGATACAGTTGCAAGAAAGGCATGAAGCCGACTTAGAGAACGAGTATATGCAGGCCAAAGCGGAATTAGAGAGGTGGGAAAACAGGGAAGAGATTCGTCTGTCTTAA